The window CTCAGATAGTGCTTACTAGTACTATGTCGGATCATGCTCCCATCCTTGTCGTGGCTGAAGCTGTGAAAAGACTAGAGAATGTTCCCTTTAGGCTTCAACGGTTTTGGTTGGAACATCCTAATTTCCTGCATATTGTGCAGGAGTCCTGGAAGGAGTGGATCTCAGGGTCTTCTATGTTTGTGTTGGCTCAGAAGCTGAAAAGATTAAAGCCTATTATTAGGGCTTGGGCTAAGGAAAACTATCCAAACTTTGAGGAGCAAGTTCACTCCTCTAAAAAGGAGTTGCAAGCTGTCCAGGAAGAAATTGAAAGAGTGGGGATGAGTGACCTTCTTTTTTATCGCGAGCTAGTGGCTAAAAACAATTACAATGTGGCGGTGGATAACTTTGAAAAGCTCTGGGCAGAAAAGTCTAGGTTGAATAGGAAGGTGTACGGTGACAAATGCTCAAAGTTTTTCCATCTCTCTACCAAGATTAGAagagcaaaaaataaaatttgttctCTGGAGACAGCAGACAGGCATGTTCTTATGGATCAAGAACAGATAAAAAACTATGTGGAGtattataaaaattttcataaggCTATGGAGGTGGTGGAGCATAAGGAGCTTCTTAATTGCATTCCTCGGGTTTTGGAGGATGTGGATAATTTCAGATCGGATTCGGTCCCTCGCGATTCAGAAATTAGAGCGGTAGTGTGGCAACTGGATCCTGATTGCTCCTGGGCCAAACGGGTACCCTGGGGCTTTCTTTTGAGCTTGTTGGGATGTGGTTGGGGAGGACGTGTGCAAGGCTGTCAGGCATTTTTTCTCTTCTAGCTGGTTACCTACAGGTATAAACAATTGTTTTATTGTGCTAATTCCTAAGGTAGATGGTGCTTCAGCTCTAGAGAAATTCAGGCCATTATGCATGGGGAATTTCTTTTACAAGATTTTGTCCAAAATCATGGCTCTTAGGCTGGAGGTGGTTCTCCCTAAATTAATCTCAGAAGAACAGGGTGTGTTTCAAAAGGGGAAGGTGATTCATGATAATATTGTAATTGCTTCAGAGCTTGCTAACTTGATGTCGGCGGCTTCTAGGGGAGGAGGGATGGGGCTGAAAATAGACATCCAAAAGGCATATGATACAATCTCGTGGGATTTTATCTTCAAAGTGATGATTAAATTTGGGTTCTCAGAGAGGTGGATTAAATGGCTTGGTTGTTTGCTTTCTTCTACTAGATTATCGGTGCTTGTGAATGGAGGGCCTGTTGGCTTTTTTGGTGTGGAACGCGGGCGGGCTGCGCCAAGGTGACCCAATCTCCCCTATGATTTTTATCCTAGTGGAGGAGGTGCTTTGCAAGGGTTTGACTAAATTGCtcaatgaaaagaaaatctctTCTTTGCCTGTGCCTCAAGGTGTTCGCACTCCAGGGCATTGCTTGTTCGCTgacaatatttttatttttactaatACCTCTATTCATTATGTCAGGAATCTCATGTCCTTCCTTGGTAAATACCAAGAGTGCTCGGGCCAAAGGATAAACCTGGAAAAGAACAAATTGTTTCTGGGTCCCATTCCTTCTAACAGGTGCCAAGCTATTGTGGAGGTGTTCCACACTAGGTACCTCGG is drawn from Telopea speciosissima isolate NSW1024214 ecotype Mountain lineage chromosome 1, Tspe_v1, whole genome shotgun sequence and contains these coding sequences:
- the LOC122650056 gene encoding uncharacterized protein LOC122650056, translated to MVDVCSLLMIPSRGRKFTWTTNRKAGHVAVVLDRSFCNKAWLSVCGDSSQIVLTSTMSDHAPILVVAEAVKRLENVPFRLQRFWLEHPNFLHIVQESWKEWISGSSMFVLAQKLKRLKPIIRAWAKENYPNFEEQVHSSKKELQAVQEEIERVGMSDLLFYRELVAKNNYNVAVDNFEKLWAEKSRLNRKVYGDKCSKFFHLSTKIRRAKNKICSLETADRHVLMDQEQIKNYVEYYKNFHKAMEVVEHKELLNCIPRVLEDVDNFRSDSVPRDSEIRAVVWQLDPDCSWAKRVDGASALEKFRPLCMGNFFYKILSKIMALRLEVVLPKLISEEQGVFQKGKVIHDNIVIASELANLMSAASRGGGMGLKIDIQKAYDTISWDFIFKVMIKFGFSERWIKWLGCLLSSTRLSVLVNGGPVGFFGVERGRAAPRCQAIVEVFHTRYLGVEISKGRVKRDMLLPVMDRVRNKMAGWKGKLLSMAGRVELVKSVVSISWDNLCKPKAEGGLGIRRLRDVNMAMLCKLTWKIRNDKLLSSTFLRHKYVNKWGNLQSGYKASSIWPGIRKMWSFVKEKEH